ATGGCAAACAGTTGCAATGTCAGCCGATAACACGGCAAAATTCGATGTATAGTCTCACGCTGGATGAGGTCCAAAATCAATTGGGTGACTTGGGAAAACCTCTAAATAGCATGAACCTAGACGAGCTTCTCAAGAACGTATGGACCTTGGAGGCCAACCAGACCTTGGGTATGGAAACTGAAGGAACTGCGGTGACCAATCAAACCTCTCTGCAACGTCAGGCGAGTTTGTCATTAACTAGTGCTTTGAGCAAGAAGACAGTTGATGAGGTTTGGAAAGATATTCAGCAGAATAAAATCGATGGGgaaaagaaatctagagaaaGGCAGCCTACCCTTGGAGAAATGACATTGGAGGATTTTCTTGTGAAAGCTGGAGTTGTCACCGAAGCTTCTACTGATGAAAATGCCGGACCTCCTATTGCTGGGGTCGATCTTAGTGTTGCACCGCAGTTTGCACAACAAGGTCAGTGGATGCAGTACCCGCAACAACCACAATATCATCATCCACAACAAAGTATAATGGGGGTTTATATGCCAGCCCAACCTATGCCACAGCCTTTAGCCATAGGGACTACTGGTGTAATGGATGTCTCTTACCCGGAAAACCAGTTGGCATTGCCTTCGCCTTTGATGGGGACATTATCGGATACTCAGACGTCTGGAAGGAAAAGAGGTGCCCATGAGGACGTAGTTGAAAAAACTGTTGAAAGGAGACAGAAAAGGATGATAAAGAACAGGGAATCTGCAGCACGTTCACGAGCTAGGAAGCAGGtcaaatttcatttgttttatctCTCTCAACTTGACAATCACATTGTTCCATTTTGTATCTCTTTTTTTTCCTTGAAATGTTTTTTGATCTCGTTTTCTGAATTATCGAGTGAACCTGAAATGTATTTATAAACAGGCTTATACTAATGAACTGGAGAACAAAGTCTCACGTTTAGAAGAGGAAAACGAAAGGCTGAGGAAACAGAAGGTTAGTTCTGCCTTATGACCCATTTACATTCAATTCATAGATCTcgaaacattttatttttaaagtataatAGCTTCATTTATTTCAACTTGTTTTGTCAAAATTAGTGTTTTCGTGTATTTACTCGTGTCTTTATTTTGATGACCTGTATGCAGTATGTCCGTATATTCTATATAAAATTGTCATATTTCATTGAACCATTTTATTGCATTCAGTACTTTCATGTCCATGCCTCTTGCAAATACGTAAGATTTTGAACTTAAAATATGGCCAATGGTTGCTTTAATGCCACGATTTTCAATTTTCCATGACTGATGGATGATAATTTAACACTCTAACAGCTTAGAGAATTGAGCCTTTTTATTCGTATATGATACCAGTTGTATCAAATCAGATGATTTGCAGCTGTTCCTTGTTTAAGTAGATCATATTGTTTACTTGTGTTGCTCCTAACATAACCTAAATGTAACAAAATATTCCAGTTAAATCACTAAAAGCCTGCTTTTATCATATATTACCTCGCATGGCAACTACAGAGTCTACTCATTCACCAACTCTCCCATTTAAGCCCAAAATGATAATTGAGACAAATTGTGGGCTAAACTACTGGTAGACACCATTACCATAAGTTGCTTGAGGATGAACTGTTTCTTAACAAAGTAGCTAGAGAGATGCTTAGATGAGTTTTACCAGAAGATCAGTAAATGCATCTGCAGGATAGTTTTAGCATATTGTAGAATATAAACATTTACCATAAGAAAGAAATTTTGGAATATAAAATTGTCTATGGTAGTTGTTCAAGATTTTGGCGGTTGGGTAgctttatttctttctttgttcTGTATGCAAAGTTGTGTCCGGAAGTTTGATGActctaaaatgaatttttgtttGGTTTAGTCCTCTCGGTTACACTGTTGTTGTCAATGTGATCAGTATAGATCACAATATCTTAAATCAAGGTTTTTGAAAGGTACTGCTCATAGTCAATAAAAGAAACATTCTGGAACCGTCATTGATATGATTCGTAGCCTTTACCATGCTCAGCTGAACCTGCATGAACAGTTAATACTCTTGTATCAGTTATTT
The genomic region above belongs to Gossypium hirsutum isolate 1008001.06 chromosome D05, Gossypium_hirsutum_v2.1, whole genome shotgun sequence and contains:
- the LOC121217934 gene encoding ABSCISIC ACID-INSENSITIVE 5-like protein 2 gives rise to the protein MGIQTMGSQGDSGSNGKQLQCQPITRQNSMYSLTLDEVQNQLGDLGKPLNSMNLDELLKNVWTLEANQTLGMETEGTAVTNQTSLQRQASLSLTSALSKKTVDEVWKDIQQNKIDGEKKSRERQPTLGEMTLEDFLVKAGVVTEASTDENAGPPIAGVDLSVAPQFAQQGQWMQYPQQPQYHHPQQSIMGVYMPAQPMPQPLAIGTTGVMDVSYPENQLALPSPLMGTLSDTQTSGRKRGAHEDVVEKTVERRQKRMIKNRESAARSRARKQAYTNELENKVSRLEEENERLRKQKELDKMLPSAPPPEPKYQLRRTSSAPF